A region from the Methanomassiliicoccales archaeon genome encodes:
- a CDS encoding YHS domain-containing protein yields the protein MAVDPICKMQVDAKSAKWSSEYKGNKYYFCAPGCKKKFDTDPEKYLK from the coding sequence TTGGCCGTAGATCCGATATGCAAGATGCAGGTAGACGCGAAGAGCGCCAAGTGGAGCTCGGAGTATAAGGGCAATAAATACTACTTCTGCGCCCCAGGTTGCAAGAAGAAATTCGATACGGACCCGGAGAAGTATCTGAAGTAG
- a CDS encoding HAD family hydrolase: MNSTDRLGLNLKALKAVIFDLDGTLIQSTIDFKAMNQAVAETLIQHGLPKDILDTKGRINESIVRAYAYFKGHSQNGWMDRLENDLNRVSAAVEMRQVDRTTVVPGTFEVLDHLNRNGLSVAILTRGSRPYTLRALRASGLEGYFRTIVCRDDYPLIEAKPNPIALRRVFADLGMEKQQCLFIGDHETDYQCAISAETSFAAVLTGSHGQEVWSRIRPDLLMSSIAELPRMLEGGS, from the coding sequence ATGAATTCGACAGACCGCTTAGGCCTGAACCTAAAGGCTCTCAAGGCCGTCATTTTCGATTTGGACGGCACCCTGATCCAAAGTACCATCGATTTCAAGGCAATGAACCAGGCGGTGGCAGAAACCCTGATACAGCATGGGCTGCCCAAAGACATACTGGATACTAAAGGCAGGATCAATGAGAGCATCGTTCGCGCCTACGCCTATTTCAAGGGTCACAGTCAAAATGGTTGGATGGACCGCTTGGAAAACGACCTGAACCGTGTCAGCGCCGCGGTGGAGATGCGCCAGGTGGACCGGACCACGGTGGTGCCGGGCACCTTCGAGGTTCTGGACCATTTGAATAGAAATGGATTGTCCGTGGCCATTCTCACAAGGGGGAGCAGGCCCTATACATTACGAGCGCTGCGCGCTTCCGGCCTTGAAGGATATTTTCGTACCATCGTTTGTCGCGACGATTATCCATTGATCGAGGCCAAACCGAATCCTATCGCCTTACGCAGGGTTTTCGCTGACCTGGGAATGGAGAAACAGCAATGTTTGTTCATTGGGGACCACGAAACGGACTATCAGTGCGCTATTTCCGCTGAGACCTCTTTCGCAGCCGTTCTCACTGGATCCCATGGGCAGGAAGTGTGGAGCAGGATCCGGCCTGATCTGTTGATGTCCAGCATAGCCGAGCTCCCAAGAATGCTGGAGGGTGGATCGTGA
- a CDS encoding DUF835 domain-containing protein: MENVINANVSLLVEGYPRNGFLMFSKYLSGDDGVCITRLHPEYVVEKYGLANSKFHWLSGVKHKDALCPKNVSNLVKKVRAEVKAGHKKFFLDGLEYLLLWSDMNKIVSALQDIDHALGTSKGSMIISIDPLTFEERDLKRLWEAFPQMDTSQLNEGSQQSDATVPVDKGQIGADLLVSKGLTATP; encoded by the coding sequence ATGGAAAATGTCATAAATGCCAATGTCTCGTTGTTGGTGGAGGGTTACCCTCGCAACGGTTTCCTAATGTTCTCTAAATACCTATCTGGTGACGACGGAGTGTGCATCACCCGCCTGCATCCCGAATACGTGGTTGAGAAATACGGTCTAGCCAATTCTAAATTTCACTGGTTGAGCGGCGTGAAGCACAAGGACGCCCTTTGCCCAAAGAACGTATCGAACCTGGTCAAGAAAGTGCGGGCCGAGGTCAAGGCGGGGCACAAGAAATTTTTCTTGGACGGACTCGAGTACCTATTACTGTGGAGCGATATGAACAAGATCGTCTCAGCACTGCAGGACATCGACCATGCGCTCGGGACGTCGAAAGGGAGCATGATCATATCCATAGATCCGCTGACCTTCGAGGAGAGGGACCTGAAGAGGTTATGGGAGGCGTTTCCCCAGATGGACACCTCACAGCTCAATGAAGGATCTCAGCAAAGCGACGCAACCGTGCCAGTTGACAAGGGTCAAATAGGCGCGGATCTACTGGTATCAAAAGGATTGACCGCGACGCCATAA
- a CDS encoding Rid family detoxifying hydrolase has product MKAILTKGAPEPIGPYCQALVHGDLIFCSGQLGLDPGTGLLAAGAVEQVQRALDNLEAVLEEAGSSVDRVLKATLYLTDLSTMAEVNIAYGEFFARPYPTRSVIEVSGLPKGAMVMIDLIAAR; this is encoded by the coding sequence GTGAAAGCCATACTGACCAAGGGCGCCCCCGAGCCCATAGGCCCTTACTGCCAAGCATTGGTGCATGGGGACCTGATATTCTGTTCTGGGCAACTGGGATTGGACCCGGGCACCGGGCTACTAGCGGCCGGTGCGGTGGAGCAGGTTCAGAGAGCCCTCGATAATCTTGAGGCGGTATTGGAAGAAGCCGGCAGTTCCGTCGATCGGGTCCTGAAGGCGACCTTGTACCTAACGGACCTTTCCACCATGGCCGAGGTGAACATCGCCTACGGTGAATTCTTCGCTCGACCCTATCCGACCAGATCGGTCATTGAGGTTTCTGGGTTGCCCAAGGGAGCGATGGTCATGATTGACCTGATCGCTGCGCGATAG
- a CDS encoding heavy metal translocating P-type ATPase has product MMSDEAAEGKESKRRSATFSVTGMTCATCAGTIADSLNELEGVFGADVNLATDRASVTYDPEKVDLPKLRKAVEDAGYGVIINELTLSISGMSCATCANTIEENVGELDGVYSASVNLVTEKLTVKYDPQKVRVTQIKKAVEDAGYEVIEAQTMDMEKEVREKETKRQRALLLLSLSLAIPTMILMMTMDFTDIGQEFLMEYGNLIMFLMATPVQFIAGYQFYVGAYKALRNRTANMDTLIAVGTSAAYFYSVAVVFLPGVVAFEHVYFDSSAMIVALILFGKYLEAKAKGSTSEAIKRLMGLQPKTARILREGAEMEISIDELDVGDVMLIRPGEKVPTDGVVIDGRSSVDESIITGESLPVSKEEGSVVIGATINKNGLLKVRTTKVGKDTALAQIVKLVEDAQVSKAPIQRVADRVAAVFVPTVISIALISFLLWYFVGVNAFDVQQAAFTFSLTIFITVMVIACPCALGLATPTAIMVGTGKGAENGILIKGGESLEIAGRIQTVVFDKTGTLTKGEPEVVEVLNFDPGCPDMFELVASTEVGSEHPLGEAIVRKARTDGLELYEVDDFESLAGKGVKATVRGRQVVAGNRGLMKEMSIPLDDKEKDITALEEQGMTAVLILLDGRLCGAVGIADVIKPTAQEAVIALKEMGIEVVMLTGDNKRTANAIAAKLGIVTVLAEVLPGDKAKEISRLQKEGRIVAMVGDGINDAPALAQADVGMAIGSGTDVAVEAGDIVLIKDDPRDVVAAIQLSKQTMKKIRQNLFWAFGYNTAGIPVAAGVLYPFFGILLSPIIAAGAMAMSSVSVVSNAALLKRYTPEIKRKGGE; this is encoded by the coding sequence ATGATGAGCGATGAGGCAGCTGAGGGCAAGGAGAGTAAGCGGAGAAGCGCGACCTTCTCCGTGACCGGTATGACCTGCGCCACTTGCGCTGGGACGATCGCTGATTCCTTGAACGAACTGGAGGGTGTGTTCGGCGCCGATGTCAACCTGGCGACGGATCGTGCGTCCGTGACCTATGATCCGGAGAAGGTCGACCTGCCCAAGCTGCGCAAGGCGGTCGAGGACGCCGGATACGGCGTCATAATCAACGAGCTGACCTTGTCGATCTCGGGAATGAGCTGCGCCACCTGCGCCAACACGATCGAGGAGAATGTAGGCGAACTGGACGGGGTCTACTCCGCCTCTGTCAATTTGGTAACAGAGAAACTTACCGTGAAGTACGACCCGCAGAAGGTCAGGGTCACCCAGATAAAAAAGGCGGTCGAGGACGCCGGATACGAGGTCATTGAAGCTCAGACGATGGACATGGAGAAGGAGGTCCGGGAGAAGGAGACCAAGCGACAACGCGCCCTATTGCTGCTCTCGCTGTCCTTGGCCATCCCAACCATGATATTGATGATGACCATGGACTTCACCGATATCGGGCAGGAGTTCCTGATGGAATATGGCAACCTCATCATGTTCCTGATGGCCACCCCGGTGCAGTTCATCGCTGGTTACCAGTTCTACGTGGGCGCCTACAAGGCGTTGCGGAACCGCACCGCCAACATGGACACGCTGATCGCCGTTGGAACCTCAGCGGCCTATTTCTATAGCGTGGCGGTCGTCTTCCTACCCGGCGTGGTTGCCTTCGAACACGTCTACTTTGACAGCTCGGCCATGATAGTTGCGCTTATCCTGTTCGGCAAATATCTCGAGGCCAAGGCAAAGGGGAGCACCTCGGAAGCGATCAAACGCCTCATGGGACTGCAACCCAAGACCGCCCGGATCTTACGTGAAGGGGCGGAGATGGAAATATCGATCGATGAGCTGGACGTCGGCGACGTGATGCTGATCAGGCCGGGGGAAAAGGTCCCCACGGACGGAGTGGTGATCGACGGGCGTTCATCTGTGGACGAGAGCATCATCACTGGAGAAAGTCTGCCGGTGAGCAAGGAAGAGGGTTCTGTGGTCATCGGCGCCACGATCAACAAGAACGGGCTGCTGAAGGTGCGGACGACGAAAGTGGGAAAGGATACCGCCCTAGCTCAGATCGTCAAGCTGGTGGAGGACGCTCAGGTAAGCAAGGCGCCGATACAACGCGTTGCTGACCGCGTAGCGGCCGTGTTCGTGCCAACGGTGATATCGATAGCTCTGATCTCCTTCCTGCTGTGGTACTTCGTGGGAGTGAACGCCTTCGATGTGCAGCAGGCGGCATTCACCTTCTCCCTCACCATATTCATCACCGTAATGGTCATCGCCTGCCCCTGCGCCCTGGGATTGGCCACTCCGACGGCGATCATGGTCGGTACTGGTAAGGGAGCGGAGAACGGCATACTCATCAAGGGCGGGGAGTCGCTCGAGATAGCCGGCCGGATACAGACGGTCGTCTTCGATAAGACCGGTACTTTGACCAAGGGGGAACCAGAGGTGGTGGAGGTGCTGAACTTCGACCCCGGCTGTCCGGACATGTTCGAGTTGGTGGCCAGCACCGAGGTCGGTTCCGAGCACCCATTAGGTGAGGCCATCGTGCGTAAGGCCCGGACGGATGGTCTGGAACTTTATGAGGTGGACGACTTCGAAAGCTTAGCTGGAAAAGGAGTGAAGGCGACCGTAAGGGGAAGGCAGGTAGTGGCAGGAAATCGCGGATTGATGAAAGAGATGAGCATTCCCCTGGACGACAAGGAAAAGGACATTACCGCACTTGAAGAGCAGGGAATGACCGCGGTGTTGATCCTGCTGGACGGACGCTTGTGCGGAGCCGTCGGCATCGCGGACGTCATCAAGCCTACGGCCCAGGAAGCGGTCATCGCCCTAAAGGAGATGGGCATCGAAGTGGTCATGCTAACTGGGGACAATAAACGAACGGCGAACGCTATCGCGGCCAAGTTGGGCATCGTGACCGTACTGGCCGAAGTGCTTCCGGGCGACAAGGCCAAGGAGATCAGCCGGTTACAGAAGGAGGGGCGTATCGTGGCCATGGTGGGTGATGGCATCAATGACGCCCCGGCATTGGCACAGGCGGACGTAGGGATGGCCATAGGCTCCGGTACCGATGTCGCTGTGGAAGCTGGCGATATAGTGCTCATCAAGGACGACCCGAGAGATGTGGTTGCGGCCATACAACTGAGCAAGCAGACCATGAAGAAGATAAGACAGAATTTGTTCTGGGCCTTCGGCTACAATACTGCCGGCATACCGGTGGCCGCGGGCGTCCTCTATCCATTCTTCGGCATCCTTCTGTCGCCCATCATCGCCGCCGGGGCCATGGCCATGTCCTCGGTGTCGGTGGTATCCAACGCCGCACTGCTTAAGCGTTACACGCCTGAGATCAAACGAAAAGGGGGTGAATGA
- a CDS encoding tetratricopeptide repeat protein: protein MDSDSPKTVTQEGVAKAVDVGRNNVAKVLAEMNNDSYIESFTRHVKGLPSVRKVYFLTPKGLEEGKQIKQDVEATVVDIIDLQGETHQDEIGRLGNYLPKRYDLLELIVGISQGSIDCRTFHENKMREERRYVDFTDKKPAVRNFFGREKELASLNDLLTSETKRIVVINGIPGIGKTTLLAKFAQTVKENTNVFWYKVHEWANLKALLRPLAEFLSQMGRKNLEWYLNQTEKPSVGEVTHILEADLKDVSTLLIFDDVHKADPTVLEFLGALLSVMEVLEHTRAVCTARELPSFYSRGMIFRGLVEEINLDGLDRESSTKMMRSRGLNDSTFEEIFRVTSGHPLFLELIDDPKLALGKNIRIFIEQEVFSRLDVAERKIMSIAAVFRYPVLIDAFFIMEEEIHLAAGMDKVEMEGADYAVSYEAVDTLLSKAIIYESVGRMIGMHDLLREFSLSRLTPRQRRVYHRAAARYYLEDSSAPARVEGLYHSIMAGDLTTASSIAAGDGRTIINKGYATQFAPLLERLARDMGTTEKKDLVEINLLLGEVLYLQGEWDRAIDVLQSLRKTAPGDRDGRVFSEINRIIGVIYLNRADYDKAKVFLGDGLEISMRNGDRSTEADILYDMGGLLERRGHNTEAMEHFMKARDIALELADDLALGKALYGLGRAHSTLCDYDLAVRYKKEALMVLERRGDITMMAKTCMSIGNDLCTLGKNQEGMEFLERSTELANILGDLSTVGHAMANLTGCKITLGEFDDAEDLVQRCLPISLKLNDPLMTSMLRFYSGYISTRNNDWTEARTEFRISMDILRKLDTPVRLGQLLMEIADINIKNNDRKEARVLLQEAYDIASKIGHQKLLDQVKENMEKLCT, encoded by the coding sequence ATGGATTCCGATTCTCCCAAGACCGTTACCCAGGAAGGCGTGGCCAAGGCCGTCGACGTGGGCAGGAACAACGTAGCCAAGGTCCTGGCGGAGATGAATAATGATAGTTACATCGAATCATTCACCCGCCACGTCAAGGGATTGCCCAGCGTGCGTAAGGTCTATTTCCTGACCCCAAAAGGTCTGGAAGAAGGGAAGCAGATCAAGCAGGATGTGGAAGCTACCGTAGTGGATATCATAGATCTGCAGGGGGAGACTCACCAGGACGAAATCGGACGATTGGGGAATTACCTGCCAAAGCGATATGACCTCCTAGAGCTGATCGTGGGCATTAGTCAGGGGAGCATCGATTGCAGGACGTTCCACGAGAACAAAATGAGAGAGGAGCGTCGATACGTCGACTTTACCGATAAGAAGCCGGCGGTGAGAAACTTCTTTGGTCGTGAGAAAGAACTGGCGTCTCTGAACGATCTGCTGACCTCGGAGACCAAACGCATCGTGGTCATCAACGGCATCCCGGGAATCGGAAAGACCACCTTGTTGGCCAAGTTCGCTCAGACGGTGAAGGAAAACACCAATGTATTCTGGTACAAGGTACATGAATGGGCCAACTTGAAAGCGTTGCTGCGCCCTTTGGCTGAGTTCCTATCGCAGATGGGGCGGAAAAACCTTGAATGGTACTTGAACCAGACGGAAAAACCCTCGGTAGGAGAGGTCACCCACATCCTAGAGGCCGATCTGAAAGATGTCTCCACCCTGCTAATATTCGATGATGTGCACAAGGCCGACCCCACGGTCCTGGAGTTTCTGGGAGCGCTGCTCAGTGTAATGGAGGTCCTAGAGCACACCAGGGCGGTCTGTACCGCCAGAGAGCTTCCCTCGTTCTACTCCCGCGGTATGATCTTCCGCGGTTTGGTGGAGGAGATCAACCTGGATGGTCTGGACCGGGAGAGCAGCACCAAGATGATGCGGTCCCGCGGATTGAACGACAGCACCTTCGAGGAGATATTTCGTGTCACCAGCGGTCACCCTCTCTTTCTGGAGCTCATTGACGACCCCAAGCTGGCCTTGGGAAAGAACATTCGTATTTTCATCGAGCAGGAGGTCTTTTCGCGCCTGGACGTCGCTGAGCGCAAGATCATGAGCATCGCTGCGGTGTTCCGTTATCCGGTGCTCATAGACGCGTTCTTCATCATGGAGGAAGAGATCCATCTGGCCGCGGGTATGGACAAGGTGGAGATGGAGGGCGCGGACTACGCCGTCAGCTATGAGGCGGTTGACACCTTGTTATCCAAGGCCATCATCTACGAATCCGTTGGTCGCATGATCGGCATGCACGACCTATTACGTGAATTCTCCTTATCCAGATTAACACCCAGACAGAGGCGGGTCTATCATCGGGCAGCGGCAAGGTACTACTTGGAGGACAGCTCCGCCCCGGCGAGGGTCGAGGGACTTTATCACTCCATCATGGCGGGGGACCTGACCACCGCATCATCCATCGCCGCCGGTGACGGCCGCACTATAATCAACAAGGGTTACGCCACCCAGTTCGCCCCACTCCTGGAACGCTTGGCGCGTGACATGGGGACCACTGAGAAGAAGGACCTGGTGGAGATCAACCTGTTGCTGGGTGAGGTGCTTTACCTGCAGGGAGAATGGGACAGAGCGATTGACGTCTTACAGTCGCTTAGGAAAACGGCACCCGGAGATCGGGATGGCAGAGTGTTTAGTGAGATCAATCGTATAATTGGAGTGATCTACCTCAATCGGGCAGATTATGACAAAGCCAAGGTCTTCCTAGGGGATGGGCTCGAGATATCGATGCGAAATGGAGATCGCTCGACCGAGGCCGATATATTATATGACATGGGCGGACTCCTAGAACGGCGGGGACATAATACAGAGGCCATGGAACATTTCATGAAGGCCAGGGACATCGCCCTGGAATTGGCCGATGACCTAGCCTTGGGCAAGGCACTTTACGGACTGGGTCGTGCTCATTCCACTTTATGTGATTATGATTTGGCCGTTCGTTATAAGAAGGAGGCATTGATGGTATTGGAACGCCGGGGCGATATTACCATGATGGCCAAGACGTGCATGAGCATCGGTAACGACCTTTGCACCCTAGGGAAAAATCAGGAGGGAATGGAGTTCCTTGAACGATCCACGGAACTGGCCAATATATTGGGTGACCTTAGTACCGTTGGTCACGCCATGGCCAACCTTACCGGATGCAAGATCACCCTGGGTGAATTTGACGATGCGGAGGATCTTGTTCAACGGTGCCTACCCATCTCATTGAAGTTGAACGATCCTTTAATGACCTCCATGCTGCGGTTCTATAGTGGATATATCAGCACTCGGAATAATGATTGGACGGAAGCCCGGACAGAGTTCAGAATATCGATGGATATCTTACGTAAGCTCGATACACCGGTCCGACTGGGGCAGTTATTGATGGAGATAGCAGATATCAACATCAAGAACAATGACCGAAAGGAGGCCCGGGTTCTTCTTCAAGAAGCATACGATATCGCAAGTAAAATTGGCCACCAGAAACTTTTAGATCAGGTTAAGGAAAATATGGAAAAGTTGTGCACATGA